The genomic window CTGACAGGAGTGCTGCAGAGGATCGCTTTCTGCTACCTGGCAGCATCCCTGATCTACATCAAGTTCACCAGGAAAACTGATCAGGGCATTGAAGTAGATACAAAATCCATTTCAGCGATTACAGCCATCATTCTGGTCGGCTATTTCCTGGTGATGACCCTGGCCTGGGTGCCTGGTTTCGGTATGGGACATATTGATTCCAAGGAAGCCAACCTGGCAGCCTACATCGACCGCATTGTCCTGGGAAAACACATCTGGGCAGGCGGCGAAGGCATTTACGACCCTGAAGGCATACTCAGCACATTCCCGGCCATAGCCACCTCGCTCACAGGCATTCTCTGCGGCTGTCTGCTGCGCCGCAGGAATGAACCGGAAAAGATGCTGATGACCATGTTCGCTTATGGCACTGCCACTGCCATTACAGGCTATATATTATCCGCCTTCATGCCTTTTAACAAAGCTCTCTGGTCAAGTCCCTATGTACTCTGGACAACCGGGCTAGGCATGATCTTTCTGGCCTTCTGTTACTGGTACACGGACTACATGGGCTTCAAGCTCGGTACCCAGCCGTTCCTCTACCACGGCACCAACGCCATCACGGTCTTCTTCCTCTCCGGCTTGTTCGCCAGGGAGATATCCCTCAACAAATTCCTGCTGGCTGATGGAAAGACGATCCCTATCCAGAAATGGTTTTTTACCCATTTCTGCCAGTCTACCTGGTGGTCGGACTACAATGCTTCCCTGATCTATGCGATCTGTTTTATCTCGTTCTGGACTTTTCTGATGTGGCTGTTATACAGAAAGAAGATATTTATAAAAATCTGACTTGGGATTTCTTTGATGTTTGTAAGTTGGTAAGTTTACAAGTTTCAGGAAGGTAATTTTGATAGAATAAGTTTGGCAAATTCCCTGTATTCGCACCATGCTATGTGGGGTGGCCGGAGTCTGAAGCTGTAACAAAACCCGAAGGGTTTTTCAACAGCTTCAGACGCAGAGACAGGACCCGCCACAAATCAATGCCACGCATAACATCTGGCTGCACACCACAAAATTTGCCAAGCGACGAGATAACAAATAAAGAGGTAGCCATGAAAATCAATGAAAGTGTCCTGAAAGTGATGAAATTTAAGCCTGAGCTGGAGCCTGATTTTC from Candidatus Wallbacteria bacterium includes these protein-coding regions:
- a CDS encoding DUF5009 domain-containing protein; this encodes MAETKKRLDSLDVFRGLTIASMLIVNNPGSWSFVYEPLDHASWNGCTPTDLIFPFFLFIVGVAIKLSLDKKIMEPDQKGMIAGIVRRSLSLYGLGLILASWTLMTRTLPAALFQIQDGSWFHLHMSMVPKTMADFWAGVGMIRLTGVLQRIAFCYLAASLIYIKFTRKTDQGIEVDTKSISAITAIILVGYFLVMTLAWVPGFGMGHIDSKEANLAAYIDRIVLGKHIWAGGEGIYDPEGILSTFPAIATSLTGILCGCLLRRRNEPEKMLMTMFAYGTATAITGYILSAFMPFNKALWSSPYVLWTTGLGMIFLAFCYWYTDYMGFKLGTQPFLYHGTNAITVFFLSGLFAREISLNKFLLADGKTIPIQKWFFTHFCQSTWWSDYNASLIYAICFISFWTFLMWLLYRKKIFIKI